The sequence atataaatttgaattcaaaccacacccaattaaaagtatgcaccagcatgaatgcacaataaatttttaaacctaaacaaattttaattacttaagggacaaaaatttagattaaatgcaaatctaacacattaaaccttagaaaattaaataaagccaattaaatttattaataaatgcggaaatttaaattagggtgttacaatacaCCTGTCTGTCCGGGGTCGAGTGAGTTGTGCTGTAATCGACCAGAGCAGTGTCGCCAatctcatctcctctagctgGTAAGGTAAGTCCCGTAGGCAAGCCACTAGCCGGGCATTGTTGATGTCATTGACGGATTTAGAGTTCTTCCAGAACACGACTCGGCTTTGTGGTGTAGCCAGGATGGTCAGATTCTGGTAGTCGAGTGAATCTGAGTTGGGGTCGAAGTCATCGTCTAAGTGCGGGTAGGAGCCGAACAGGGGAAGAGTCCGAGTCCCAGTCCAGTTCCATCAGCGGGAAAGTGTTGAATACGACATGGCCGAATTCTTCAGTCCGAAAGGAAAACGAGTAGGTGTCGAGTCCGACAAGGACAAGTTCTCGATTTCCTTGGCGATTCCAGGAAGAAGGATCTCGGCGGAAGTGGTTCCGCCGAATTGTTCTTGCTGGGGTGCCCTAGTATTCGTGGGGTTGATCAGATGGCTAGAGAAGCCTCCTGATCcgttggcgacgcagacccatgATCCGAAGATGAAGGAGGTTCCGGCGTCGATCATCGGAAAGCTGAAGGCGAAGGATGCCATCGAATTCTTCTGATGATCTTTGGCgagaggccccacggtgggcgccagctgtcggtgttttaccgtcgggttctccgaggggtatcccaaggagagtggttatgagtagggactcgtcgagatcagaacgcgatggtgcaaggaacacaaagatttagacaggttcaggccgtcggagcataataccctacgtcctgtgtgatggtttgtattccctctggtattgttcaATGTCTTGGGggggtccctgttcgcccttatatagtctaggggaatagggttacatggaaagtcctagccgagtacagttagagtcctactccgagtgggtcaggtagtttccttgtacttagGCTAGTTCTACTgttgtacgagtagttacagtaaAGGTAGGGAGTACCCATGCAGttctccctactctagaatattctatgcccgtgagcagtcctgctgccccgggtctgacagaggCACCTTGGACAAATGCAGAACTTTCAGTAATCAACGCATTGattcaaacaaaaataagaGGCTTCCAACATTCAAAATGAtcaaaaaacacaaaaaattCTGCTTCTTGAGCTACATTATAGTTAACATAAATTGGTGCTTGCATATTCAGATCAGGGGCCCAAGCTAGCGAACAGAATAATAGAGTGAATCAAGGGGGAGCATCTGAATCTACAGCACAGCAACCAGGATGTGCAACTTCTGGAGCTTGAAAAAGGGAACATGTGGATTGTCATTGTTTTCTTCACAGAGTGAAAAGCTTAGTAAACTTCTCCCTGAAAGCCTGAAACCAAATAGATTATGTCAACTCATAGGCTATGTTAAATTTTGGTGCATGTGCAAAGGTAATCCAGTTATGTGATTTCATAATATATAGGCATTATTATGTCAGGTGTACCTTTAGGAGCCATCTCAGCTTCTCATGATTTGCCTTGGACTGCACACAAACAAAGATTGATGTGTCAGGTGGCTGGAGATGAAAAGGTATAACAGAAATAACACGTCAAGAGTTTGTACAGGTGGGTGAATTAAAATTACCTTCATTGGTTGGATATTTGTACAACCAATCTTTGCAGCAAACCAGGGCTTCAAGAGTTAGTGGCATCATCGAGCTTCGATTGTCGCTAAGAATCCGACCACCCAAGCTAAATGCGGATTCAGAAGAAACTGTGCTTAGTGGAATAGCCAGAACATCACGTGCCATAGCTGACAGCACAGGGTACTTGTTGGAGTTTGTCTTCCACCAGGTCaagatttcaaaattttcatcTTCTCTAACTGGTTGTTCTTCCAAATAGGCATCCAATTCTGATTTTTGTACCCAGCTCCCTCTTCTCTGAGACCTAAACCGATCAAATTCTCGGTGAATTTTTCTCTTGCCTTGCATTAGAACTGGTGAATAGCTCGCCATGCTGTTAGACACATCAACTTGAGGTCCTGAACTTGTACCATTTCTTCTTATAACCTCTTCATACTTTCTGAAGTATTTGCCCAACCAATCTTTAGCCATATTTTTGCTCAAGTCAATGTCAACAAAATTCTCACATACTTTTTCATAGAAGAAGTCTGGAAAATCAAATTTGTGTCTTGGATCAAGGATGGTAGCAATAACAAGGACCATGTTGTAATTGCCATCCCAATACTTATCAAACTTCTTATCCATTGCTCTTGCCAATTCTTTTATGACCTGATCATCTTGCCATGCATGACTTCTTAAAGCTTGATGTATGTAAAGCACATTGACAAGAAACAAATGTGAGGTTGGAAATCTATCAGCCGAGAATGCCCTTGTAGTTTCTTCAAAAACTCCAAGAAACTTACCAATAGACTCGGCTTTGTTCCATTCAACCTCAGTTGGGAAGGGTTGCTGCTGTGATGTGGCATATCTCTTCAGCACAATCTTATACTTAACTGCCTCTAGAATCATGGCATATGTAGAGTTCCAACGGTTTGGAATATCAAGCACTAAACCAGCCTTGGTATCTAAACATTCCCTTTCAGCAATTTCATTGAAAGCTTGGACTCGCGAGGGTGATGAGTTAATATGCCTAACCGGATCTCTTATCAATTCTATGGCATTACCGGCAATATTGATTCAGTCTTGAACAAGAATATTCAGTATATGAGCACAACATCTAATAAGCAAATGCTGACCACCAAACAACATATCAGCTTTTCCACTTTCTTGCAATAGATCACATGGAGCCTTGTTATTAGATGCATTGTCCAGTGTTATTGTGAAGATTTTTTTATGCCATAATCCGTCAGACATTTGGTAAGCGCTTCCTCAATTGCTACACCGGTATGTGGATATTTCACATCCTTAAAAGCaattatcttttttttaaaaaaaaacaaaatcagTGTCAATATAATGGGCTGTCACGCAAATGTACCCTAGCTTCTGATTTGATGTCCAAAGATCAGAGGTAAAACAAATCCGAGAGTTAATTGTCTAGAGTTCACTGTGCAAAGCTCTCTTCATCCTCTCAAACATAGAGACACAATCATTACGAATGGTTTGCCGCCCAATGGACCACCGTGGTGAACCAGATCCACCAACTTGCTTCCGTTCCTTGGCGATGTTGCACCTGGCGGCCAACCTCAGCCACAACCTGCAGCCGTGGTCAGGCCCCCTGGTGGAGGCGACTCGTCTAAACCACTCCACCACGGCGGATGGCAGGGCAGGGCCCAAGGGATGGGGCGGCCAATGGATGGAGAAGGTGCGGCATTTGAACGGTGACGAACGAGCCGAGACAGCCGGTGCGGCGGTGTGGCgcgatgggcggcggcgaggtaaCCGCTAACTGGTGGCAGCGTGGCGCGGTgggtggcggcgtggcgcggtggcggagcCGAGGTAGCCGGCGGCTGCGGcatcttttttttcatggaacGGAAGCATCTGCCTTTGTGCAAGCAACTGGGCTGTTTAAGTCGATGTTGGGCTGTCTAATGGGCCGTAGGGTCTGTTTTTGTTCTCTTGATCTCAGGCACCATCGATCGTGAATCGGATGCTTAAGGAAGATGGACGTCCCTCTAGTATACTCACAGCTACGTAAAGGATCTCGCAAATGGGCCATCAAATCAACATCTAAGGAAGGAGCGCAGAAAGGTGGGAGGAGGGATCTGTAAAAGTGGGATTATCTAATCTACGGGCAGgttcagattgtaaaattatctaATTTTCTGTATcttttggatgttgatccaatgactcAGATTGAAATTTTTATAATTTGTACGAAGAGATTAGTTTACAGCTGATACGTTCCCATGTTGGGTGGTGCGGCAATAAAATTTCTTTCGTCCGTCTTTGTTATAGCCGAAAACGGGTAACGGCACCGTGCTTCTGCTAAGTGGGCTTACGGCCGTGTACTTTGAAAGGCAGCCCAACTGCCCACGCCGGCCACCCAGTCCATCACAAAATCACCGCAATTACCAAGGTGACTCAATGGACTAGCGCACCACCCCGTCCAGGCCCGCCtcatgccaccaccgccgccgtccacggccgcggcggcggcggcgcagcagctggAGTCCCTCCTCCCGCGCCTGGCCACGCTCTCCCACCACGAGCAGTTCCACGCGCGCCTCCTCACCTCGGGCCTCCTCGGCTCCCACCCGCCCCTCCGCGCGCGCTTCCTCGACCGCCTCGCGCtctcgccgcacgccgccgcgctgccccaCGCGCTCTGCCTCCTACGCTCGCTGCCCAGCCCCGCCACCAACGACCTCAACGCCGCGCTCCGGGGCCTCGCGGCCTCCCCGCAGCCCGcgcgctgcctcctcctcctcgccggccgcctccaccccgcgaccgcgcccgcgcccgcgggcgcgccgccgcgaccccGCCTCGACgcgctctccctctcctttgCGCTCAAGGCCACCGCCCGGTGCTCCGACGCGTTCGCCACGCTCCAGCTCCACGCGATCCTCGTCCGCCTCGGCGTGGCCGCCGACGTCCGCCTGATGACCACGCTGCTCGACTCGTACGCCAAGTGCGGCGACCTCCCGTCCGCGCGTAAGGTGTTCGATGAGATGCCCGTCCGGGACGTGGCCACATGGAACGCGCTGCTTGCGGGGTTGGCGCAGGGGACGGAGCCAGACCTCGCGCTGGCGCTGTTCCACAGGCTGGCAGGGAGCTACCGGGAATTGCTGCCAAGGGAGGAGCCCAATGAGGTGACCGTTGTCGCCGCGCTTTCTGCATGTGCACAGCTTGGAGCATTACAGGATGGATTGGGTGTGCACGATTTTGCTCGTAAAATAGGCACTGCAAACAACGTTCGTGTCTGCAACTCGCTTATTGACATGTACTCCAAGTGTGGCTCATTGAGCCGGGCTCTCGAAGTGTTCCATTCCATGAAGCTAGAAGACCGAACACTTGTGTCCTACAATGCTACAATTCAGGCGCTTTCCACCCATGGGCACGGAGCAGATGCATTGAAGTTGTTTGATGAAATGCCATCGTGGATTGAGCCAGACGAAGTAACTTACCTTGCTGTTTTGGGTGGGTGCAACCATGCTGGGCTTGTCAATGATGGGCGTAGGGTTTTCGATTCCATGCGTGTTCCTCCCAATATGAAACACTATGGCACTGTTGTGGACCTTCTTGGCCGTGCAGGCCACCTTGATGAGGCACATGACATGATTATGCGTATGCCATTTCCAGCAGATATTGTCCTCTGGCAAACAATGCTCGGTGCGGCCAAGATGCATGGAAATGTGGAGCTAGCGGAATTGGCTGCCACAAAGCTTGCTGAGCTTGGTTCTAACGTTGATGGTGACTACGTGCTCCTCTCCAATGTGTACGCATCCAAGGCTTGGTGGGCGGATGTTGGTCGAGTTCGTGACGCCATGAGAAGCAATGATGTGAGGAAAGTCCCTGGCTTCAGCTACACAGAAATAGATGGTGTAATGCATAAATTTATTAATGGTGACAAAGAGCACCATAGGTGGAGGGAGATATACAGAGCTCTAGATGACATTGTGTCAAGAATTAGTGAACTGGGATATGAGCCAGAAACAAGCAATGTGCTACATGACATTGGGGAGGAGGAGAAGCAGCATGCTTTGTGCTATCACAGTGAAAAGCTGGCTATTGCATTCGGATTAATTTCTACACCACCTGGGGAGACTATTCGAGTGATAAAAAATCTCCGAATATGTGGAGACTGTCATGTGGTGGCAAAACTTATCTCTAAAGCCTATGGCCGGGCGATAATCATCCGGGACAGGGCCAGATTCCACCAGTTTGAAGATGGACAGTGTTCCTGTAGAGATTACTGGTAAAATGCTGGTACACTGGTCATGAGAAGGACTACTACACATGGCATGAGCTCCTGGATACAGGATCATGTGAGATGACTCCTTTTCTAGTGCGAAATGTGGATAAAATTGGATAATGTGGGAACTTAACTACCATTTGTCAGCTCAGGTTCACCACATCAACAGGTTCTCAGAAGATGCAAGCTATCTTACTTACATTTGCATGACGAGCTCTTGAGTATGCCTATTTGAGGAGCTATCTTGGAAGCAGAAGGAAACTTTGTGCATTGTGCAAGCTTGGAATTTAAGTTGTTCAACGACTGCTACCTACCAATATTCAGTTATTCACTACCCTACAAGGTTTGTGACAACCAACACTTTTAGTATTTTTCATTTGCACCTATGTCTAAGAGGCGAAGTGGACTATAGCTTGTTACTAGCATTACTCAAGTATGGAACTTGAAGAATGTTGAGGTGTATGCTGACAGTGCTTTTACTGATTTTTTTCATCAAAGGAATTAAGCTAAATTTTCCACATTTGTAGATTCTTTACATTGTTGATTCCCAACCATATCCTGGGTTGCCATTTACCAACTTATCATGAGAATTTTACTCATGAAATGATTTTTATTTGTATCCATTTACATCATTTCAGCTTCAACTGTCTGAAATTTGGGGCTGAAAAAAATATGCATCTTTGATAGTTGGTAGTCTTCAAGGAAGACCTAGTCTTTTAAGCCTATGGTACTAACTGGAATCGAATCCACTTGATACTGCTAGGTAATGCATCTGTCACAAAATTCTTCATAAGCTTCATTCTTGTTTACTTAAATTAGCGGAGGAGGGGAAGGGTGGGGACAACACCCCCAGCCTGACAAATTTTCTTACCAAACGTATTGGCAGTAGGTATGGAAT comes from Panicum virgatum strain AP13 chromosome 4K, P.virgatum_v5, whole genome shotgun sequence and encodes:
- the LOC120703098 gene encoding pentatricopeptide repeat-containing protein OGR1, mitochondrial-like, with translation MPPPPPSTAAAAAAQQLESLLPRLATLSHHEQFHARLLTSGLLGSHPPLRARFLDRLALSPHAAALPHALCLLRSLPSPATNDLNAALRGLAASPQPARCLLLLAGRLHPATAPAPAGAPPRPRLDALSLSFALKATARCSDAFATLQLHAILVRLGVAADVRLMTTLLDSYAKCGDLPSARKVFDEMPVRDVATWNALLAGLAQGTEPDLALALFHRLAGSYRELLPREEPNEVTVVAALSACAQLGALQDGLGVHDFARKIGTANNVRVCNSLIDMYSKCGSLSRALEVFHSMKLEDRTLVSYNATIQALSTHGHGADALKLFDEMPSWIEPDEVTYLAVLGGCNHAGLVNDGRRVFDSMRVPPNMKHYGTVVDLLGRAGHLDEAHDMIMRMPFPADIVLWQTMLGAAKMHGNVELAELAATKLAELGSNVDGDYVLLSNVYASKAWWADVGRVRDAMRSNDVRKVPGFSYTEIDGVMHKFINGDKEHHRWREIYRALDDIVSRISELGYEPETSNVLHDIGEEEKQHALCYHSEKLAIAFGLISTPPGETIRVIKNLRICGDCHVVAKLISKAYGRAIIIRDRARFHQFEDGQCSCRDYW